The region TCAGTTATTTAAtgcaaagtttatttttttcagagaagtttTCAGTAAATTAAGCCCATGGCTAAACGAGAAATTATTCTAAGTATTTCAAAATGACATAAATTTTGATATGCACATGCAACGAGGATTGGGCAGATGCATGTGCGGATACGTAATACACATTATAAGTCAGTTCTAGGTGCAGCTACTAAGTGCAAAAAGAATTGCAAGGAAGCAGTGACATGTCTGATCATGGAAGCATTTGTGTGTGGAACCCCCACTCGTATGGTGCACGGGTTTCAGTGGTGGTCCTGACTTGCCAGGTTTGGTTGTATGACACTCTTTGTAAAAGCACAGTATTGCAATTATACAAGTGAGAGTACTTAACTGACATTTAATCACAAATTGCATTTGGTCACCTTTCTCAGGACTTCATAACTGCCTTCCTGTCAACACCACCTACACTCCCACTGTCTCACTGTATCAGGTGTTCTCTTGTCCTCTTCAagatctttccttttctccaccCATGACTGGACATATAGCTTCGTGCCTGATTATTCAAAATAATGTTTGCAGTTTTCCAACAGCATTAGAAAGAGGAATATTCCAGGAGGAGCCTTCCTTGCCGAGTCCAGAGCTCCTTTCTCCTCAGTCACCCAAGCATCTGCCTGCCATTTTCCTTGCTGTCTTCTGGCCTCCatctcttcttccctttctccaccttctttgccAAGCCAGGCTTtctagttttctttccttccttcatcaGTGCTCTCCAGGCTGCAATCCAACATCTCGCACGTGTTATACCTCCTTCCAGTCTCAAATCCACCAGGTTTCTTCTCCGCTCCtgtcttctcctcccctctaCCCCACTGGCTCTTCCCTCCCTCATTTGCACCAGGCAGCTGCTTTCATCAGCAAGAACACAGCGAAGCATCCCAGTTCTGGGTGCCGATGCCAAGCCCTCACTGCTTGATGGGGGCCAGGACTGGAGAGGTTTCTTTCCAGTCATGGACAGTCCCCCAGAGCCCAACAGCTTCTCTGGTGGAACGAGAGCCGGGATGTGTCGTCctggagggacctgggcaggctgcCCACGGCCTGGGAGCACAGCTGAGACAAGAAGCGGTTGCTGTTACAAAAAGTGGGATATTTTTGATTTATACTTTATGATTTAATGatttatgatttatttgttCACTTTCATCTAGgtaatctgtatttttttgaaagttaggcaCAACGTCGCTTTGACAGTGTGTttgctttaaggtcccttccaacccaaaccattctctgatccTTTTAAACAGTGTTTTTGTAGGCACTgctcattctttggagatgataacacCTTGTGCTCACGATCCGCACTGAGCAGGTGTCCCTCCTGTGATCCCCTCTGCGGCCTCTCCCCGCCTCAAActcaaggtcaggcagagctggagccagctccgaatcagcaagagttttgaccATTGCAAAGTTttgtaacattaaaattagaccttaaagagtaacagaatatgcattAGATCCCTGGGAAGCTTTCTCCCTGTGCCTGAGAGGGGAAAATCCCTCCTGCCCTGGCTGCACACACCGGTGGGGCCCCCGCCAGCCCCCAGAGAGGCCGCTCGCTCTCTGAAACTCCAAAACTCACTTGAAGAGTTAGGACGTTTTATCCCATTTCTCCCCTTATTTCTTTATTGCAAACAgggtgaaaaaataaatcttaattctttattttttgcaatGAGAGCCTCTACATTAAACTCCTTTGAATGCctttctcctcccagctcccacTTCCCCACCTACACCAGCACCCCCGGCAGGTGCCCCTGCAGACCGAAGCCAGCCACGGGTCCCGCCCGCGCCGCCTCGCCGCCCGCGCCGTGTCCGCGAACCACGGAATCGATGCCGCCGGCGGCGATTGGCTGCGCGCGGGCGGTGCCGCCCCCGCCCCTCACGTGACCGAGGGCGAGGTTCGCCTCgcgcccgcccgccgcgccgcTCGCCCCTCTCGCCCCTCAGGCAGCCGCAAGTATGGACCCACGCTCCTCCTCCTggttctcctccttctcctcctcctctctcctcgtCCTGCTGCTGCTCGGCACCGCCGGTGAGTGACGGGGGGCGCGGGGCCCGCACGGGCCTGGGCCTGGCGCCGCCCCGGGGAGCGGGCCCTGAGGGGTGGCGGGGGGGCGTGCGGCCTAACCCCCCCCCCGGGCCCGGGAGCGGGGAACCGGGCACCCGCCTGGGCTCCGGGTTGGGGGAGCCCCGCTGCTGAGATCCGCTGGCCTGGAGCCCCCACAGCTCTAAAGAGTTCGATAAAAACACGCGGGGAATCTAAATCCCCTGCTTTTTGAACCAGGTAGTGTGGAAACATAACGAGGGCACTCCTGCCTCATGTCTTAGAGCCCAGCTTGAgtcatgccccatccctggaggtggccAAGGccggttggatggggccttgggcagcctgatgcactgcgaggtgtccctgcccatggcaggggcttggaactgggtgggctttaaggtctcttccaacccaggcTGTTTTGTGATTCAGTGCCACTGATTAAACTGCTAAGCTGATGGGAATGCTGTCTTCTACAAGCCTTACACTGTTTAGATGCTGCGTTCATGCACATTAGTCTGCTGTCTGCCAGCAGAATCTACTCAGTCGTGACTAATAATAGTTTAGATTATTAGTCTGCGTCAGGTAAATAGACTATAAATTCTCGTGGTTTTTAGGTAGCTTTGATAACTTTATGGTGTGCTCCCTAGTTCTGGTTCTTTTTAGAAATGTAAGTACTCTTGTGATGTGTATGGCAAATTGAATCCAATCCTGAAATAATGCATGACTTTGCAACGCACTATCTTCTGCAGTGGTTCTAGAAAAGATAGTAAAAGCAATGTCTTAATAGCTGATAATCGTATTTTATAGGTTTTTTCCCATCCTGCGCAGTGGAAGTAGAAGTAAAGGATGCCTCTAATGCTACGTGCCTCTATGCAAAATGGATGATGAAATTCTTgataaaatatgaaacaaacaGTAGTGATTATGTAAGTATTTGGAGGTAGCTTGTAGAGAACTCTGTTTTGGCCTGAATAAAAGTCTAAGCGCACTCTTTAACCTGGGGTGCTTggccttttgttttatttgactAAGTCAGCTGTTGAGAGTATTTCTAAAtattcatttcaaaacaaagcataagttctcaataataaaaataactgaaggTGCCCTATTGCACTTACTTAACTGGCATACTAGTCAAGTTTAGTGGGTTTTGTGTATCAGTGTAGTAATGTTCTTAGCCCaaataataaatgtaaattGCAGCTAAGCACAGTCAAGATTTACAGCCAGGTTTAGATGTGTACATTTGTACTTGAATCTGATGTGGCTCCTTTCCAAACCAGATGTTAGGGAGTCTTTTCCATAATTTTGTAGAAAAACCTGAGATTATTTTGCTAATCTTGTGCGAGTTTCCATCTAACTCCAGCAGATTTACGATGTTATGGGGGAAGAACTGTGATCtctgaaaacttttaaaattattcttttcttctagAGAAACACAACCTTGGATTTGTTATCCGATGTGACTCACAATGGAAGCGTCTGTGGCAATGACACACAGGCCGCACTTCTAGCAGTACAGTTTGGAGAAGGCCATTCTTGGAGTGTTAACTTCACAAAAACCAATGAAACTTAccagggagactttatcacGTTTACCTATAACACCAATGATGCTGCTGTATTTCCGGATGCTAAAAGAAAAGGTAATGTTCCGTGCAGAATCCTGCTTACAAAACAGTCTCAGACACAAGTGTTGGATCTTGTGTACCTGACCTTGCTTGGCTTTTTCAAAGTTGGAAGGACTAGTGATGTATCCAATGACTTCTGTGCCATGTACTGACTAACTTGTTTGGCACACCTGCCTACTGGATAAGAATACAGACCAGTTGGCTTTACAGAATGTCCAGTTCTTGTACGTGGAACATTTTAAGTTAACGGCCTTCATCAGTGAGGTCCTGCTAGTGGACTACAGGCATGTGGAAGATTCATCTTAGTGTTTACTGCTTGACCTTCCAAATAGCAAAGAGCTACACTGTTACACCTTTGTGTACCACCTATACCTACTAATAATAGCATTCTTTtaccttaaagaaaaaattaaataaaaaggtttGCCCTTCTAGTGGCTTGTCTAGTTCTGGAAGCTTGGTTACTTCTGCATCACTTAGCACTTCAGGTCAGGTCACGCAAGTAAAATATTCCAGAGAGGTTAGCATTGTTAAATAATTATCTCTTGCTCTTTGTCCTATGGAATTATATAAAGCACATCACTGACTATAAATGTTCTTGTAGTTCATAAGACATTAAAATACTTATTTGCTTATTTGTAGGACCAATTACTGTTGTTGTAAAGGATATTATGGGTCCAGTTCAACTGAATGATGTTTTCGTGTGTCATAGTAATGAGTTTCTTGAAGCGGAAAATGTAACACAGATTTTCTGGAATCTTACTATGCAGCCTTTTGTTCAGAATGGCACAATCAGTAAAAAAGGTGAGCATTTCAATTTCTGAAtgagcttttttgttttgtagctTAGTTCTGTGAGCGAAGGAAGTCCCATAATAAAAAATTCACCAGTTCTAAGGCGTGCTCTGTTGAATAATACTGTTTGTGTAAatatcctttattttttctttccttattcctGGAAAAATAGATTAGTAGAACAGATTTAGTAGCGTATAGTAATGTAGACTGTCCCATGCCGAGGTTGTAGTCCAATGCGTGTATTCCAGTAATCAGGGTATTCAAAATAAGTACTTCAGAACTGCTGTTGCTGACTAGATCATTTGAGCTTTAAGGTTTTTAGTTGACTGCTGTATGTTTTCAGTGACAGCCTCTGCTTCTTCATTTAAATAGCCCAGAGTCTGTTGTCTCATCTCATAGTTCAGCTACTGAGAAGAGACGAGCACGTGGTCCTGCTACGCACAGCTTAATAGGATTGCTTACTTTGTCTACAGCAAATGCGTATCACACTCTTACAAGCACGTCGCTatctttgtttcatttccacATGTCAGAGATAAGTGTGTGCTGCATGGCTTTAAGGCTGTGGGCAGTACAGAATTTCTGAGCTGTAAATACTCGGGAATACTGTGCCGTAGTGCTGAGTTTGAGGCTTGTGGCTTGGTGGTCGGCAAACTCCTAATCAGCTTAGATTTCAACAGGGAAATTGGTATCTGTATTGAGCCGATCTTGGAGTCATAGGAATTTAGTACAATTTCAGCACTGAAATGGTggttaaaatctcttttcagaGTCTAGATGTCGTGCTGATACGCCTACTTCTGCACCTACTGTTCTGCCTACTGCTGCAAATGTAACGACTGCATCTACCACTTTATCACCCGCTCCAACCACT is a window of Phaenicophaeus curvirostris isolate KB17595 chromosome 13, BPBGC_Pcur_1.0, whole genome shotgun sequence DNA encoding:
- the LAMP2 gene encoding lysosome-associated membrane glycoprotein 2 isoform X1 codes for the protein MDPRSSSWFSSFSSSSLLVLLLLGTAGFFPSCAVEVEVKDASNATCLYAKWMMKFLIKYETNSSDYRNTTLDLLSDVTHNGSVCGNDTQAALLAVQFGEGHSWSVNFTKTNETYQGDFITFTYNTNDAAVFPDAKRKGPITVVVKDIMGPVQLNDVFVCHSNEFLEAENVTQIFWNLTMQPFVQNGTISKKESRCRADTPTSAPTVLPTAANVTTASTTLSPAPTTAPTPVENPDTGNYFLKNGNETCLLATVGLQLNISQDKPRLININPKTTHADGACGNTTATLKLNDRNSTLIAFTFVVRNASAGAQKYHLKEVNVTLLNSLNGSVISTADNNNFSKWDAFLGTSYMCRKEQTLEVNEVLQIHTFNLWIQPFLVKDNKFSAAEECFADSDLNFLIPIAVGMALGFLIILVFISYLIGRRKSRTGYQSV
- the LAMP2 gene encoding lysosome-associated membrane glycoprotein 2 isoform X2, with the translated sequence MDPRSSSWFSSFSSSSLLVLLLLGTAGFFPSCAVEVEVKDASNATCLYAKWMMKFLIKYETNSSDYRNTTLDLLSDVTHNGSVCGNDTQAALLAVQFGEGHSWSVNFTKTNETYQGDFITFTYNTNDAAVFPDAKRKGPITVVVKDIMGPVQLNDVFVCHSNEFLEAENVTQIFWNLTMQPFVQNGTISKKESRCRADTPTSAPTVLPTAANVTTASTTLSPAPTTAPTPVENPDTGNYFLKNGNETCLLATVGLQLNISQDKPRLININPKTTHADGACGNTTATLKLNDRNSTLIAFTFVVRNASAGAQKYHLKEVNVTLLNSLNGSVISTADNNNFSKWDAFLGTSYMCRKEQTLEVNEVLQIHTFNLWIQPFLVKDNKFSAAQECSLDDDNILIPVVVGAALAGLIAIIVVAYIIGRRKSYAGYQTL